From Salvia splendens isolate huo1 chromosome 3, SspV2, whole genome shotgun sequence, a single genomic window includes:
- the LOC121794598 gene encoding ENHANCER OF AG-4 protein 2-like isoform X3 codes for MAPGRRRGAKGVKSKNDLGLGDLVLAKVKGFPAWPAKISRPEDWQRAPDPKKCFVQFFGTAEIAFVAPVDIQIFTNEAKNKLSARCQGKTVKYFAQAVKEICEEFEELQQKRSDVGDDNSIQTHPPEAHSVDPMVEEALDISQNNGIAPECKLETKEYDDPGSGLEHCPHKQDAVECQDVKPYLSDDVNRRLSAPVSLRKSNKISSNNNASKDSLSVSSPSHHFLKKEDPLDKRVKGRSTDGSQKKLTNGHRPKLAMGSKKKSPGAVHRSGGSAVSHDHKGDAMRRKFVSGEGMKLSSPDIRKLRLDIISQKKEKLSVKEKRQSEAVHDGQQDAKVNFESHSDAITWKKMKVQHGNEKKGSHTNEVSSPAKISKIADSSGPNVLDDKMPSKEPKRFTSVGKADVFQSIRPPIISNSESDNDLPPIKRHRQELETMCASALLSENRLETFVSDKTDKVLSSEVISPVVQLPMKRRSVRIYDDDDDELPKTPVHGGTTSKVSVPRLSDTKKKSVTHGEKFVHDLQVLRNSVEVENGLKDQVQYNGVMKKLLSPAAQQGMEKRTGDSSAHVSPSPQQMNSEKLAPMEVKPVSVSPKSPLQSVGGGRVSGELESKQPNKAPSSDFRKKTSAGDNKNAASSDRSNLFPNQLLSERSKQPSSGERKYTTLKSGSRINDSVVGASKENITSIKERLNASKDRKTSHTFDSITSDSVMSMKNLIAAAQARKKQTHFQNTHGNPFLFSIPDIEMAGRGPSPAPAALVYEARNTLQLDILGAHPISPSANLHQVQSSHQHENDELEERRVSSGHPGTGSSLSGGTEAAVARDTFEGMIETLSRTKESIARATRLAIDCAKYGLANEVVELLIQKLENEPSLHRRVDLFFLVDSITQCSHTQRGVSYVSTVQAALPRLVGAAAPAGAGAQENRRQCRKVLRLWLERKILPESILRRYMDDFGVVNDDTSIPLRRPSRAERSIDDPIREMEGMVVDEYGSNAMFQLPGFLSASVFEEEEDEDASDTSLHLKDDGASPSKDAPATGRDHENHSVTPSDRRHCILEEVDGELEMEDVSGHQKDERPTMTNDTIELASLDLKPDSGRESSSNTSSEWLPSPDGSPPLPPGSPPMTPPLPSSPPPPPPPPELPYSPPPPPPTIVQHPFPQPPVEPPQPPVGPAPQAGPTPPVGPPLRPADPSPTGPPLRPAGPSPPVGPPPHLHPPPPLGPHPPPFGPPPLLGPVPLISQQLFPSQPSLVSHNKTPLQSLPLSPRSSYRPHPLPREVSATPTGNQQTNVVSTIHGSHMDASVRGEVPPQQSSCFPPSGISNAREHVGYNSSRHVEYGEDDTYMNPQDSQHRQQYLPGSVPFAQRPVHPELPSQRPPNHFPYPNSAQQPQYPSYSLPNFADNPRRYIADEQWRKQGNDFIVDHPRGGWMPGGRSCSGPSYSQEGYHERPPSSTINYQHSAPNSLPSSGQMPVHGVPMMLPRPNMSSVNWRPA; via the exons ATGGCTCCGGGGCGCAGGCGCGGAGCCAAGGGGGTTAAGTCGAAGAACGACTTGGGTTTGGGCGATCTCGTCCTCGCCAAAGTTAAGGGTTTCCCCGCTTGGCCTGCCAAG ATCAGCCGACCTGAAGACTGGCAGCGTGCTCCCGATCCTAAAAAGTGCTTTGTCCAGTTCTTTGGTACAGCAGAAAT AGCTTTTGTTGCTCCTGTGGATATCCAAATATTCACCAATGAAGCGAAAAATAAATTGTCAGCTCGATGCCAGGGTAAGACTGTTAAATACTTTGCTCAAGCGGTGAAGGAAATATGTGAAGAATTTGAAGAGTTGCAGCAAAAAAGAAGTGATGTTGGAGATGATAACAGCATACAAACTCATCCACCTGAGGCACATTCTGTTGATCCAATGGTAGAAGAGGCATTGGATATTAGTCAAAACAATGGGATTGCGCCAGAATGCAAGTTGGAGACTAAAGAGTATGATGATCCGGGCTCTGGCTTAGAGCATTGTCCGCACAAGCAAGATGCGGTGGAATGTCAAGATGTAAAGCCTTATTTGTCTGACGATGTGAATCGTAGGTTGTCCGCTCCTGTATCTTTGCGGAAGAGCAATAAGATCTCTTCAAACAACAATGCTTCAAAGGATTCACTATCAGTTTCTAGCCCTTCACACCATTTTCTTAAGAAGGAAGATCCTCTTGATAAAAGAGTAAAAGGCAGATCAACTGATGGTAGCCAGAAAAAATTGACAAATGGACACAGACCAAAGCTGGCTATGGGGTCAAAGAAAAAATCTCCGGGTGCAGTACATAGAAGTGGTGGATCAGCTGTTTCTCATGATCATAAAGGAGATGCGATGAGAAGAAAATTTGTTTCAGGTGAGGGCATGAAACTTTCATCACCTGATATCCGAAAATTACGATTAGATATTATTAGTCAGAAGAAGGAAAAGCTGTCGGTGAAAGAAAAAAGGCAATCTGAGGCAGTACATGATGGTCAACAGGATGCTAAAGTAAATTTTGAGTCACATAGTGATGCTATTACCTGGAaaaagatgaaggtccagcatgGCAATGAAAAGAAAGGGTCTCATACAAATGAAGTATCATCTCCTGCCAAAATCTCAAAAATTGCTGATTCTAGTGGTCCTAATGTTCTTGATGACAAAATGCCTAGCAAAGAGCCTAAAAGGTTTACATCAGTCGGGAAGGCTGATGTCTTCCAGTCCATTAGACCTCCAATTATTAGTAACTCTGAATCTGACAATGATCTCCCCCCAATAAAGCGCCATCGCCAGGAACTGGAAACAATGTGTGCATCTGCCTTGTTATCTGAAAATAGATTGGAAACTTTTGTATCAGACAAGACTGACAAAGTACTTTCTAGCGAAGTCATATCTCCAGTTGTGCAGTTACCGATGAAGCGTAGATCTGTCCGCatatatgatgatgatgatgatgagttgCCTAAAACTCCAGTTCACGGAGGAACTACTAGTAAGGTGTCTGTACCACGCCTATCAGATACAAAAAAGAAATCTGTAACACATGGTGAGAAATTTGTCCATGATCtccaagttttaagaaattcaGTTGAAGTTGAAAATGGGTTAAAAGATCAGGTACAGTATAATGGAGTGATGAAGAAGCTGCTATCTCCAGCTGCTCAACAGGGTATGGAGAAGAGGACGGGAGATTCATCAGCACATGTATCTCCTAGTCCACAGCAGATGAACTCTGAGAAATTAGCCCCAATGGAGGTTAAACCAGTTTCAGTTTCTCCTAAAAGCCCCCTCCAATCTGTTGGTGGTGGGAGAGTGTCAGGAGAACTGGAAAGCAAGCAACCCAACAAGGCACCTAGTAGTGATTTTAGGAAAAAAACTTCAGCAGGAGACAACAAGAATGCAGCATCGTCTGATAGGTCAAACTTATTTCCTAATCAATTGCTAAGTGAAAGAAGCAAGCAACCTTCTTCTGGAGAGAGAAAGTATACTACTCTGAAATCAGGTTCCCGGATCAATGACTCTGTGGTTGGGGCTTCAAAGGAAAACATCACGTCAATTAAAGAAAG GCTGAATGCTAGCAAAGACCGCAAAACAAGTCACACATTTGACTCAATAACATCCGACTCCGTCATGTCAATGAAAAATCTTATTGCTGCTGCTCAGGCGAGAAAGAAACAGACACACTTTCAAAATACCCATGGAAacccttttcttttttctattcCTGACATTGAGATGGCTGGACGGGGACCTAGTCCTGCACCTGCTGCTTTGGTGTATGAAGCAAGGAATACACTCCAACTGGATATTTTAGGAGCACATCCGATTTCTCCTTCCGCCAATCTTCATCAAGTCCAATCTAGTCATCAACATgagaatgatgagcttgaggaGAGGAGGGTAAGCTCTGGTCATCCAGGCACTGGGAGCTCTCTAAGTGGGGGTACTGAGGCAGCTGTTGCTCGTGATACCTTTGAAGGGATGATAGAGACACTATCAAGGACCAAAGAGAGTATTGCACGTGCAACTAGACTGGCAATTGATTGTGCAAAGTACGGACTCGCCAATGAG GTTGTGGAACTTCTTATACAGAAGTTAGAAAATGAACCAAGTTTACATCGCAGAGTGGATCTGTTTTTCCTTGTTGACTCAATAACCCAATGCTCTCACACCCAAAGAG GGGTCTCATATGTCTCTACTGTTCAAGCTGCGTTGCCCCGCCTCGTTGGAGCTGCTGCTCCTGCTGGTGCTGGTGCTCAGGAAAATCGTCGTCAGTGTCGGAAG GTCTTGCGTTTGTGGCTCGAGAGGAAAATCTTGCCAGAATCCATTCTTCGTCGCTACATGGATGACTTTGGAGTGGTAAATGATGATACATCAATCCCACTAAGACGCCCTTCCCGAGCTGAACGAtctattgatgatcctattagAGAAATGGAAGGCATGGTTGTTGATGAATATGGAAG CAATGCTATGTTTCAGTTACCTGGATTTCTGTCAGCAAGTGTGTtcgaagaagaggaagatgaggaTGCTTCTGATACGAGTTTACACCTGAAAGATGATGGTGCATCACCTTCCAAGGATGCACCTGCTACAGGCAGAGATCATGAGAACCATTCTGTTACTCCTAGTGATAGGCGCCATTGCATATTGGAGGAAGTTGACGGTGAGCTTGAAATGGAAGATGTTTCTGGACACCAAAAGGATGAGAGACCGACGATGACTAATGACACTATTGAGCTCGCTTCATTGGATCTCAAACCAGATAGTGGCCGTGAATCTTCTTCAAACACCTCCTCCGAGTGGCTTCCTTCTCCAGATGGGTCTCCTCCATTACCACCTGGATCTCCACCTATGACTCCACCATTGCCATCTtcaccacctccacctccacctccacctgaACTTCCATATTCTCCCCCACCTCCACCACCCACCATAGTCCAACATCCTTTCCCACAACCACCTGTTGAACCACCTCAGCCACCTGTTGGTCCTGCACCACAAGCGGGTCCAACTCCGCCTGTTGGACCTCCACTAAGACCTGCTGATCCTTCTCCTACTGGCCCTCCACTGAGACCTGCCGGTCCTTCTCCACCAGTTGGACCTCCCCCACATCTTCATCCTCCACCACCTCTTGGACCTCATCCTCCACCTTTTGGTCCTCCGCCCCTTCTGGGTCCTGTGCCACTAATTTCCCAGCAATTATTTCCATCTCAGCCTTCACTGGTTTCCCACAACAAGACTCCACTTCAATCACTGCCACTTTCTCCACGATCATCTTATCGACCTCATCCTTTACCACGTGAAGTTAGTGCCACACCCACT GGAAATCAACAGACCAATGTGGTTTCtactattcatgggtctcaTATGGATGCATCTGTTAGAGGGGAAGTACCACCACAACAATCATCTTGTTTTCCTCCTTCTGGGATCAGCAATGCACGAGAACATGTTGGCTATAATTCGTCTAGGCATGTGGAATATGGAGAGGATGATACTTATATGAATCCCCAAGATTCACAGCATAGGCAGCAGTATCTGCCTGGTAGTGTGCCTTTCGCACAAAGGCCTGTGCATCCTGAACTCCCATCTCAACGACCACCTAACCATTTCCCCTATCCAAACTCAGCTCAACAACCTCAGTACCCCTCTTATTCATTACCAAACTTTGCCGATAATCCAAGGAGATATATAGCTGATGAGCAATGGCGGAAGCAAGGAAATGACTTCATTGTGGATCATCCTCGTGGTGGGTGGATGCCAGGAGGAAGGTCATGTTCAGGTCCATCTTATTCCCAAGAAG GTTACCATGAAAGGCCTCCTTCTAGTACCATAAATTATCAGCACTCTGCCCCAAATAGTCTACCTTCGTCTGGTCAAATGCCAG ttCATGGTGTTCCCATGATGCTGCCTAGACCGAACATGTCTTCCGTCAACTGGAGGCCAGCATAG
- the LOC121794598 gene encoding ENHANCER OF AG-4 protein 2-like isoform X7 gives MAPGRRRGAKGVKSKNDLGLGDLVLAKVKGFPAWPAKISRPEDWQRAPDPKKCFVQFFGTAEIAFVAPVDIQIFTNEAKNKLSARCQGKTVKYFAQAVKEICEEFEELQQKRSDVGDDNSIQTHPPEAHSVDPMVEEALDISQNNGIAPECKLETKEYDDPGSGLEHCPHKQDAVECQDVKPYLSDDVNRRLSAPVSLRKSNKISSNNNASKDSLSVSSPSHHFLKKEDPLDKRVKGRSTDGSQKKLTNGHRPKLAMGSKKKSPGAVHRSGGSAVSHDHKGDAMRRKFVSGEGMKLSSPDIRKLRLDIISQKKEKLSVKEKRQSEAVHDGQQDAKVNFESHSDAITWKKMKVQHGNEKKGSHTNEVSSPAKISKIADSSGPNVLDDKMPSKEPKRFTSVGKADVFQSIRPPIISNSESDNDLPPIKRHRQELETMCASALLSENRLETFVSDKTDKVLSSEVISPVVQLPMKRRSVRIYDDDDDELPKTPVHGGTTSKVSVPRLSDTKKKSVTHGEKFVHDLQVLRNSVEVENGLKDQVQYNGVMKKLLSPAAQQGMEKRTGDSSAHVSPSPQQMNSEKLAPMEVKPVSVSPKSPLQSVGGGRVSGELESKQPNKAPSSDFRKKTSAGDNKNAASSDRSNLFPNQLLSERSKQPSSGERKYTTLKSGSRINDSVVGASKENITSIKERLNASKDRKTSHTFDSITSDSVMSMKNLIAAAQARKKQTHFQNTHGNPFLFSIPDIEMAGRGPSPAPAALVYEARNTLQLDILGAHPISPSANLHQVQSSHQHENDELEERRVSSGHPGTGSSLSGGTEAAVARDTFEGMIETLSRTKESIARATRLAIDCAKYGLANEVVELLIQKLENEPSLHRRVDLFFLVDSITQCSHTQRGVSYVSTVQAALPRLVGAAAPAGAGAQENRRQCRKVLRLWLERKILPESILRRYMDDFGVVNDDTSIPLRRPSRAERSIDDPIREMEGMVVDEYGSNAMFQLPGFLSASVFEEEEDEDASDTSLHLKDDGASPSKDAPATGRDHENHSVTPSDRRHCILEEVDGELEMEDVSGHQKDERPTMTNDTIELASLDLKPDSGRESSSNTSSEWLPSPDGSPPLPPGSPPMTPPLPSSPPPPPPPPELPYSPPPPPPTIVQHPFPQPPVEPPQPPVGPAPQAGPTPPVGPPLRPADPSPTGPPLRPAGPSPPVGPPPHLHPPPPLGPHPPPFGPPPLLGPVPLISQQLFPSQPSLVSHNKTPLQSLPLSPRSSYRPHPLPREVSATPTDQLVDFREINRPMWFLLFMGLIWMHLLEGKYHHNNHLVFLLLGSAMHENMLAIIRLGMWNMERMILI, from the exons ATGGCTCCGGGGCGCAGGCGCGGAGCCAAGGGGGTTAAGTCGAAGAACGACTTGGGTTTGGGCGATCTCGTCCTCGCCAAAGTTAAGGGTTTCCCCGCTTGGCCTGCCAAG ATCAGCCGACCTGAAGACTGGCAGCGTGCTCCCGATCCTAAAAAGTGCTTTGTCCAGTTCTTTGGTACAGCAGAAAT AGCTTTTGTTGCTCCTGTGGATATCCAAATATTCACCAATGAAGCGAAAAATAAATTGTCAGCTCGATGCCAGGGTAAGACTGTTAAATACTTTGCTCAAGCGGTGAAGGAAATATGTGAAGAATTTGAAGAGTTGCAGCAAAAAAGAAGTGATGTTGGAGATGATAACAGCATACAAACTCATCCACCTGAGGCACATTCTGTTGATCCAATGGTAGAAGAGGCATTGGATATTAGTCAAAACAATGGGATTGCGCCAGAATGCAAGTTGGAGACTAAAGAGTATGATGATCCGGGCTCTGGCTTAGAGCATTGTCCGCACAAGCAAGATGCGGTGGAATGTCAAGATGTAAAGCCTTATTTGTCTGACGATGTGAATCGTAGGTTGTCCGCTCCTGTATCTTTGCGGAAGAGCAATAAGATCTCTTCAAACAACAATGCTTCAAAGGATTCACTATCAGTTTCTAGCCCTTCACACCATTTTCTTAAGAAGGAAGATCCTCTTGATAAAAGAGTAAAAGGCAGATCAACTGATGGTAGCCAGAAAAAATTGACAAATGGACACAGACCAAAGCTGGCTATGGGGTCAAAGAAAAAATCTCCGGGTGCAGTACATAGAAGTGGTGGATCAGCTGTTTCTCATGATCATAAAGGAGATGCGATGAGAAGAAAATTTGTTTCAGGTGAGGGCATGAAACTTTCATCACCTGATATCCGAAAATTACGATTAGATATTATTAGTCAGAAGAAGGAAAAGCTGTCGGTGAAAGAAAAAAGGCAATCTGAGGCAGTACATGATGGTCAACAGGATGCTAAAGTAAATTTTGAGTCACATAGTGATGCTATTACCTGGAaaaagatgaaggtccagcatgGCAATGAAAAGAAAGGGTCTCATACAAATGAAGTATCATCTCCTGCCAAAATCTCAAAAATTGCTGATTCTAGTGGTCCTAATGTTCTTGATGACAAAATGCCTAGCAAAGAGCCTAAAAGGTTTACATCAGTCGGGAAGGCTGATGTCTTCCAGTCCATTAGACCTCCAATTATTAGTAACTCTGAATCTGACAATGATCTCCCCCCAATAAAGCGCCATCGCCAGGAACTGGAAACAATGTGTGCATCTGCCTTGTTATCTGAAAATAGATTGGAAACTTTTGTATCAGACAAGACTGACAAAGTACTTTCTAGCGAAGTCATATCTCCAGTTGTGCAGTTACCGATGAAGCGTAGATCTGTCCGCatatatgatgatgatgatgatgagttgCCTAAAACTCCAGTTCACGGAGGAACTACTAGTAAGGTGTCTGTACCACGCCTATCAGATACAAAAAAGAAATCTGTAACACATGGTGAGAAATTTGTCCATGATCtccaagttttaagaaattcaGTTGAAGTTGAAAATGGGTTAAAAGATCAGGTACAGTATAATGGAGTGATGAAGAAGCTGCTATCTCCAGCTGCTCAACAGGGTATGGAGAAGAGGACGGGAGATTCATCAGCACATGTATCTCCTAGTCCACAGCAGATGAACTCTGAGAAATTAGCCCCAATGGAGGTTAAACCAGTTTCAGTTTCTCCTAAAAGCCCCCTCCAATCTGTTGGTGGTGGGAGAGTGTCAGGAGAACTGGAAAGCAAGCAACCCAACAAGGCACCTAGTAGTGATTTTAGGAAAAAAACTTCAGCAGGAGACAACAAGAATGCAGCATCGTCTGATAGGTCAAACTTATTTCCTAATCAATTGCTAAGTGAAAGAAGCAAGCAACCTTCTTCTGGAGAGAGAAAGTATACTACTCTGAAATCAGGTTCCCGGATCAATGACTCTGTGGTTGGGGCTTCAAAGGAAAACATCACGTCAATTAAAGAAAG GCTGAATGCTAGCAAAGACCGCAAAACAAGTCACACATTTGACTCAATAACATCCGACTCCGTCATGTCAATGAAAAATCTTATTGCTGCTGCTCAGGCGAGAAAGAAACAGACACACTTTCAAAATACCCATGGAAacccttttcttttttctattcCTGACATTGAGATGGCTGGACGGGGACCTAGTCCTGCACCTGCTGCTTTGGTGTATGAAGCAAGGAATACACTCCAACTGGATATTTTAGGAGCACATCCGATTTCTCCTTCCGCCAATCTTCATCAAGTCCAATCTAGTCATCAACATgagaatgatgagcttgaggaGAGGAGGGTAAGCTCTGGTCATCCAGGCACTGGGAGCTCTCTAAGTGGGGGTACTGAGGCAGCTGTTGCTCGTGATACCTTTGAAGGGATGATAGAGACACTATCAAGGACCAAAGAGAGTATTGCACGTGCAACTAGACTGGCAATTGATTGTGCAAAGTACGGACTCGCCAATGAG GTTGTGGAACTTCTTATACAGAAGTTAGAAAATGAACCAAGTTTACATCGCAGAGTGGATCTGTTTTTCCTTGTTGACTCAATAACCCAATGCTCTCACACCCAAAGAG GGGTCTCATATGTCTCTACTGTTCAAGCTGCGTTGCCCCGCCTCGTTGGAGCTGCTGCTCCTGCTGGTGCTGGTGCTCAGGAAAATCGTCGTCAGTGTCGGAAG GTCTTGCGTTTGTGGCTCGAGAGGAAAATCTTGCCAGAATCCATTCTTCGTCGCTACATGGATGACTTTGGAGTGGTAAATGATGATACATCAATCCCACTAAGACGCCCTTCCCGAGCTGAACGAtctattgatgatcctattagAGAAATGGAAGGCATGGTTGTTGATGAATATGGAAG CAATGCTATGTTTCAGTTACCTGGATTTCTGTCAGCAAGTGTGTtcgaagaagaggaagatgaggaTGCTTCTGATACGAGTTTACACCTGAAAGATGATGGTGCATCACCTTCCAAGGATGCACCTGCTACAGGCAGAGATCATGAGAACCATTCTGTTACTCCTAGTGATAGGCGCCATTGCATATTGGAGGAAGTTGACGGTGAGCTTGAAATGGAAGATGTTTCTGGACACCAAAAGGATGAGAGACCGACGATGACTAATGACACTATTGAGCTCGCTTCATTGGATCTCAAACCAGATAGTGGCCGTGAATCTTCTTCAAACACCTCCTCCGAGTGGCTTCCTTCTCCAGATGGGTCTCCTCCATTACCACCTGGATCTCCACCTATGACTCCACCATTGCCATCTtcaccacctccacctccacctccacctgaACTTCCATATTCTCCCCCACCTCCACCACCCACCATAGTCCAACATCCTTTCCCACAACCACCTGTTGAACCACCTCAGCCACCTGTTGGTCCTGCACCACAAGCGGGTCCAACTCCGCCTGTTGGACCTCCACTAAGACCTGCTGATCCTTCTCCTACTGGCCCTCCACTGAGACCTGCCGGTCCTTCTCCACCAGTTGGACCTCCCCCACATCTTCATCCTCCACCACCTCTTGGACCTCATCCTCCACCTTTTGGTCCTCCGCCCCTTCTGGGTCCTGTGCCACTAATTTCCCAGCAATTATTTCCATCTCAGCCTTCACTGGTTTCCCACAACAAGACTCCACTTCAATCACTGCCACTTTCTCCACGATCATCTTATCGACCTCATCCTTTACCACGTGAAGTTAGTGCCACACCCACT GATCAACTTGTGGATTTTAGGGAAATCAACAGACCAATGTGGTTTCtactattcatgggtctcaTATGGATGCATCTGTTAGAGGGGAAGTACCACCACAACAATCATCTTGTTTTCCTCCTTCTGGGATCAGCAATGCACGAGAACATGTTGGCTATAATTCGTCTAGGCATGTGGAATATGGAGAGGATGATACTTATATGA